In Synergistota bacterium, the sequence TATGAGAGAAAAGGTAGAAGCATTAAATCCCTTATTCATAGGGAGAGATCTTTTAGAGGTTGCCGAATGGGTGGTAAATGGTGAAGGTTCTAATTACTTCAGCTTCAAGAAAGGTGGTGTTGGTTAGAAGCTTTAAGCAGTATGCGATAGTTTATGCTACTGATATAGATTCCCTTTCACCGGCCATCTATGTGGCTGATTTTTTTTACAAAGCCCCTTTGACTCTATCTCCGGAGTTTCCCAAATTTGTGTTAGACCTCGTTAAGAGAGAAAAAATAGATTTGGTTGTACCAACGACTGATGATGATCTTTTGGTTATAGCCTCAATCAGAGAGGCTCTATTTGAAGAAGGTGTATTCCCCTTGGTTTCCCCATTAGATGTAGTTCTGACTTGCAATGATAAGCTTAAGACCCTCTTTTTCTTTAAAAAGAACGGTATTCCCACTCCAGACACCTTTACCCTTGATGAGTTTAAAAGAGGATATACTTTGCCCTTTAAGGCCATGTTTAAGAAGAGGTTTGGTAGAGGAAGTAGGGGTAACTTTTCCCTTAATAAAGGAGAGGTTATTCCCGAAAGTATAAGTGAGGATTACCTCATTCAGAGGTACATAGAAGGTAGGGAGTATACCATAGATGCCTTTGTTGACCTTGAGGGTAAGGTGATATCGGTGGTTCCAAGGGAGAGGATTTTGGTGAGTGATGGGGTTTCTATAAGGGGAAGAACAGTTAGAAGTTCAGAGCTGATATCCTGGGGTAGAAAAATATGTGAGATTCTTAGGCCATTAGGTCCAGTTAATATTCAATGCATATGGGGAGAAGAGGGGCTTTTCTTCATAGAGATAAATCCCCGTTTTTCGGGAGGGATAGCCTTAACGTTAGCTTCAGGTGCTAATTTCGTCAAATGGAGTTTAGACTTGGCGTGTGGAAAGAAACTGTCTCCTTTTTACGATTTTGAAGAGCTTTACATGAGCTGTTATAACGATCCTATATTTTTCAAGACTCCCTTAGGAGGGGTTTAATTTGAGGATAGTGGGATTAGTTCAGGCCAGGATGGGGTCAAGGCGCTTTCCAGGTAAGGTGCTTGCGGAGCTTGATGGTAAACCTCTTATTCTCTTTTTGCTTGAGAGATTAAGGTTTTCCAGGAGAGTGGATAGCTTTATTATAGCTACCTCAAATCTCCCTGAGGATGATGTTTTGGTTGAGGTTGTAAGGAGAGGAGGTTATCAAGTCTTCAGAGGAGATCCTATAGATGTGCTTGATAGGTTTTATAAGGCTGCTTATTTGTTTGAGGCGGATTACGTAGTAAGGATAACTGCTGATAACCCATTAACTGATCCAGAGCATATGGACGAGGCAGTTATGAGCGCTGTTAATAAAAGGGCTGACTATGTAACCTTTGTTGGTCTTCCTCTTGGAGCCTCTACAGAAGTTATTTCCTTTGGTGCTCTGAAAAGGGCTTATGAGGAGGCAAAATCTCCCTATCAGAGAGAACATGTAACTCCTTATATAAATGAAAACCCTGATAAATTTAAAGTTATATATCTTAAAGCTTTTCCAGATTTTAAGTATGATAGCTTTAGGTTAACTGTAGATTACCCTGAGGATCTTGAGCTTATTAGGGCGATATTTAGGGAAATGAGGGATAAAGTAGATTGGAAGATTGGAGATGTTATTGAGCTTTTAATAGCTAGATCTGAAATAGCCGTCTTGAATAAGCATGTTATTCAGAAGAGCAAATTTGAAGTAGATGAGAGGTGGAATAATAAGAATGGTTAGAGTTGGCAGGAAGTTCATAGGTATGGGAGCTCCTTGCTTTGTTATAGCTGAGGCTGGGATAAATCACAATGGTGATGTGGAGCTTGCGAAAGAGCTTATAAGACAGGCCGCAAAAAGCGGCGCTGATGCGGTTAAGTTTCAGATATTTCATGCGGAAAACCTCGTTGAGGAGGGAACACCTGAATTTGAGATGTTTAAGAAGTATGAGCTTCCTGATAGCCTTTGGAAGGAGCTTGCTTACCTTGCTGAGAAGGAGGGCATTATCTTTATGGCTACTCCCTTTGATCTTGAGGCTGTGAGGATAATGGAGGATATAGGTGCTTTGGCTTACAAAATAGCTTCGGGAGATATAACTAACTTTGAGCTTATAAGTCATGTGGCTAGGAAGTGGAAACCGGTATTTCTATCTACCGGTGGGGCTACTATTGAGGAGGTAGCGTCTGCTGTAGATTGTGTGTATGGAGAGGAAAACGACAGAGTAATACTTCTTCACTGTGTTTCTTGTTATCCTGCTCCTCAGGAGGAGTTGAATTTAAGGGCTATTAATGACCTCTGGAGGCACTTTTATCTTCCTGTTGGTTTTTCTGATCATAGCATAGGTATAGAGGCAGCTTTGGTTGCTGTCTCCATGGGAGCTGTAGCTATAGAGAAGCATTTTACTTTAGATAAGTCTTTACAAGGACCTGATCATATTCACTCTTTAACTCCTGATGAGCTTGCTGATATGGTTAACAAGATAAGGAAGATAGAGAAGATGTTTGGAAGCGGTAGAAAAGAGCCTTTACCATGCGAATCGGAGGTAAGAACAAAGGGGAGGAGAGGAATCAAAGCCGCTATAGATATACCGAGAGGAACGATTATAGAAAGGAGGATGTTATCTTTAGTTAGACCTAAGAGGGGGATAGGCGTAGAGGATCTTAAAAATGTTTTAGGTAAAAAGGCTAAAAGGAATATCATGAAGGGAGAGGATCTCCGTTGGGAGGATCTAAGCTAATGAGTGTTCCCTTCTTTAAGCCATCTATTGGGAATGAAGAGATAGAAAGCGTAGCTGAGGTCTTAAGGAGCGGATGGCTGACTAAGGGTAGGCTAACTGAGAAGTTTGAGGAAAGTTGTAAGAGCTTCCTTTCGGCTTCCGATTGCCTTGCAGTTTCCTCTGGGACCGCTGGTCTTCATCTTGCGCTTTTGTCTTTAGGTTTAAAGCCTGGAGACGAAGTTATAACAACTTCCTTAACTCATGTAGCTACAGTTCAAGCGATACTTTATGTAGGTGCCAAACCGGTATTTGCTGATATAGACCCTGAGACGATGAATCTCTCTCCTCAAGAGGTCTTAAAGAGGATAACACGCAAAACCAAGGCTATTCTTCCCGTTCATTTTGCAGGGCACCCTTGTGATATGGATGAGTTTAAGAATATAGCGAAAGATTATAATATTCGTATCGTTGAAGATGCTGCTCATGCCTTTGGTGCTTCATATAATGGAAGAATGATAGGGAGCGATAGTTTAAGTGACATAACGGTTTTTAGCTTCTATCCAAACAAGCCCATAACTACTGGAGAGGGAGGTTTGGTATGTGGAAGTAAAGAGGTAATAGGAAGGCTTAGAGTTATATCTCATCACGGTATAGTTTACCCTATAAATGGCAGGCTGTGGAAGTATGATGCTCTTGAGCTTGGATATAAATATAACTTTACTGATATTCAAGCTGCTATAGGATTGGTTCAGCTGTCTAAGGCTAAGGATCTCCTCTTAAAAAGGAAAAAGTGGTTTGAGCTTTATAATGAAGCTTTCAAAGATGAGGAGGCTTTGATAAAACCTGTTGTTAAGAAATACGCCTTTCCTTCATATTATATATATCCTTTAAGGCTTAATTTAGAAGCTTTAAGGTGTTCTCGTGATGAGTTTGCTCTTTCTCTTGAGAAGGAGGGAGTGGGGATAAGCGTTCACTATTCCCCACCGGTTCATCTTCACTCTTATTACCTTAGAACCCTTGGTGTTAAGGAGAGCTTCTTACCTATTACAGAGGAGGCCTCAAAAAGCGAAATAAGCCTTCCCCTTTATCCTGATATGACTGAGGAAGAGTTTGATTTCGTCGTAGACAAGGTGTTTAAGCTTCTTAAGGTGTTTAAGAGGTGAACAGCTTTGATTCTTGAGAAGATAGAGGGCGTTTTAAAGAGTGAAAACCTTAAAAAAGGCTTTCCAAGTTACACGATTAAGGGAAGGTGGTGGTTTAAACCCTTTGACCATCCGGATTTTTGGGATTTGGGCTTTTTCGTTGGGTTGCTCATTAAAATCGAAGATTTTAGAGATATAGGGCTTAGTCTTCTTAAGAGGCTTGAAGAGAGGGAGTATCCTTTAAATCATAATTTAGGTTTTTTGGTTTATAGCTCTTTCGCCCCAGCTTATATAGTAACAGGCTCTAAGAGGATAAGAGACAGAATAGAGGTTGAAGCTAAGAGATTAGCATCGCTTTTTGATAAAAGCTTGGGTTTCATCCCAATGGATTACCCTAGGAGTAGTAGTATAGCTATTGATACTTTAGCCTCTATTGAGATGCTTTGGTGGGCTTCAAAGGAGTTCAGAAATGAGGAGCTTTTTGAGATTGCGAGGAAGCATGCTTTAAGCTCCTTAAGGTTTCTTTTAAGAGATGATGGTTCAACTATTCATATATATTCTATGAGTGAAGGCCCTATTAAAGGACAAGGTTTAAGCTCCTTAAGCTGTTGGTCGAGAGGGGCTGCATGGGGAGCTCTCGGTTTCTTAAGAGCCTATGAGGAAACTGGGGAGGCTGTATTTAATGAAGCTTGTAAGAGGATATTAAGGTTTGCCAGAAGAAACGTGGATGAAGATGGCGTTCCTCCATGGGATTTCTGTGATAGATATGGTCCTAAGGATACATCGGCAGGTGCCATATTCTTGAAAGTTTTATCCTCTTTTGATAGGGAGTTCTCGACTTGGAGAAGCTGCTTGCTTAAGACCCTTTCCCTTAAGTATGTTGCTAGGGAGAGAGACTGGGAAGGGCTTCTTAAGGGAGGCTGTTATCATTATCACTGGAAGAAAGGTATAAATGAAAGTTTAATTTGGGGAGATTTCTTCGCTTTAGATATCTTCAGATCTATGGTATAATATCCTTATGAAGGGGACTTCCCTCAAGAAGGGTCTTTTCATTTTCCTTCTTATAACTTTTACTACTGCCTTTTTTGTGATTTTCTTTACGATAAGTAAAGAGACGATTAGTGCTCTCTTTAAGCTGAATAAGTTATCCCTTTTGTTGGCTTTCTCCTGTATATTTGCCTCTTGGACTTTTGAGTTTCTAAGGTTTAGAGAGCTTATACGTGCTGCAGGCTGGGATATAAGCTTTCTTGATGGTTTAGTGCTTGTATGGATAAACTATTTCGGCTGTGCTGTTACTCCTCTTCAAAGTGGTGGAGGGCCATTTCAGATATATGTCCTCTATAGGAAAAACGTTCCCATCGGTATAGGCTTTGCTGTTACTCTCATAAGAACCTTAATAACGCTTATAATACTTAGCTTTGCAGGTCCTATAATAATATTTGCTCATCCCGAAATGACTGAAAATGCCCTTTTAAAGGGAATGATGATATATGTTTCCGTTTTCCTTGTTGGCGTTTCTATTCTTATCTTTATAAGCCTGAAGAGGGTTGAGCTAATAAGGAAGATAGCGATGTGGGTGGTTCTTTTCCTTCATAGGTTAGGGCTTTTTAGAAAGGTTGGGCCTAGGTATGTGATAAGACGGATTAATAAGGAGATAGAGCTTTATAATGATAACTTTAGGGTTCTTATCGGGAAAGGTAAGAGGCATCTTGCATTAGCTATAGCTTATAGCTTCTTACAGCTTCTTGCTCACTTTCTTGCCCTTCCCTCAGTGATGTGGGGAATGGGTTTAAGCTTTGAATTGGATAAGGTTCTGATGATTCAAGCGGTTTTCTTATTTATACTCTATTTCGTTCCTACACCTGGCGGGAGCGGTGTGGCAGAGGGTGGAGCTGCTATATTATTCCGTTACGTAATGCCTGCACATATGGCTGGCGTTATGGCTGTCTTGTGGAGGTTTTTCACGGATTATATACCTATAATACTTGGAGGTATAGTTACGCTTAAGATATTTGGCCTTAGAACCCTTGAAGAGGTGATGAAGCCTGGGGAGGAAGGGCTTCAATGAAGCTAGTTATGAGATCTATTACTATCCTTTCCCTTTTAGTTTTCTTATTCTGAGGCTTTCTTTAAGAGGTTTGTTCTCCTCTTCTTTTTCCTCTTCTCCTTTAGGGAGTGTTTTACCTCGAGGTTGGCTTAAAAAGGTTCTCGAGGATTATCTTTCGGGTAAAGATAAGAGTCTCTCTTATCCTCTTGATTTTACTGGGGTTTCATTGAAGCTCTTTCCTATATACTCCCTATTGTTGAAGATCCCACCTGGAAGGACTATATCTTATGGAGAGCTTGCTCGTCAAGCCTGTACGTCTCCACGTGCTGTAGGTACAGCTATGAGACTTAATAGACATGTTCTTTTCATTCCCTGTCATAGGGTTGTTAAAAGTGATGGCAGTTTGGGAGGTTTTTCATGTGGTATTGAGGTTAAACGCTGGCTTATAGCGCATGAGCTTGACAAAATTTGACTTTCGTGCTAATTTTTATGATTGCTATTAGCACTCTAAGTGTTGGAGTGCTAAAGAGGGTGGGGGAGATGTTGACTGAAAGACAAAAGAAGATACTTATTGCGCTTGTTAAGGATTATATAGAGAGTGCGGAGCCGGTAGGGTCGAGGACTCTGTCGAAGAAGTACTTTCCTACGTTAAGTCCCGCTACGATTAGAAATGAGATAGCGGATCTTGAGGAGATGGGATTTTTCTATCAGCCTCACACTTCTGCTGGTAGGGTGCCTACTAACAGAGCTTATAGATATTATGTCAATGCCATATTAAGTGGAGAGGAAGAGCTTTCTATAGATGAGCATCTTTTTATGGATTTCGTTAACAAGACTAAAGAAGAGGTAGAGTTGCTTTTAAGGAGAATTGGTAAGCTTCTATCAAAGGCTACAGATTACTTAAGCGTTGTAGTTGCCTTAAGGTCGAGGGAAAGCACTATAAGGAAGATCGAACTTGTGAGACTGGATTCTATGCATGCTATGATGATAATAGTGACAGAGGGAGGCTGGGTTCACCATAAGGTTATATCTCTCCAGGAGAATATAAGTGCTGAGGAGCTTGAAGAGCTTGGGAGATATATAAATGAAAAGCTAAGTGGTAGAACATTGGGTAGTCTTAATGAAGCGCTTTTGAGGGAAATTATTAAGAGGCTTGAGGAATACAGAACTATTTGCGTTGAAACTGTTCAAGCTCTTAGAGAGATTAAAGAAAAGATCGAGAGTAAGGTTTATCTGGAGGGTAGAACCAATATACTTAAGCTTCCTGAATTTAAAGATGTAGAGAAGATGAGGATAATTCTTGAGGTCTTAGAAGAAGAAGATTTTATGGCTAAAATGCTTACCGAGCTTTCTAGAGAGAAGAATATAAGCGTAATAATAGGGGAAGAAAACCCGGTAGAAAAGATGAGGGATTGTAGCTTGGTTACGGCTAGCTATAATTTGGGCGGTAAGATAATGGGAGTTTTAGGTATAATTGGTCCCACTCGTATGGATTACAAGAAAGTTATATCTATTATGAAGGCTATGACTCAGGTTTTCGAATCAAGTTAAGGAGGGGGTCTTAGTTAAAAAATGAAATCTCTTCGTAAAAGACCGAGTAAAAAAGAATATAAAAAGCTTCTAGAGAGGATTAAAGAAGCAGAAGAGGAAAAGCTTGAGTTAAGGAAGCTTATAGATAGCTATAGGAATATGTTAGCAAAGATGCAGATAGATTTTGATAGTTTTAGAAAGCGTGTTGAAAGGGATAAGGAGATCGAGCGTGCTATGGCTTCCGAAAGAATAATAAGGGAGATTCTTCCTGTGCTTGATAACCTTGAGCATGCTGCTAATGCTAGCCTTGATTCTAATGGTAACGCTAGCATAGCTAATGGTATAAAGATGATCTTAAGACAGCTTTTAAACGTCCTTGCTAAAGAAGGGCTTGAGGTTGTACCTACTGTGGGAAGCGAGTTTGATCCCTCTATTCATGAAGCGGTTGAAGTTATTCCTATTGACAGTGATGAAGAGGATGGAAAAGTGATTTTGGAGGTTAGAAAAGGATACACTTTGGGTGGCAGGGTTATAAGGCCTGCCTTAGTAAAAGTTGGGAAAAAGGGGTGATGGGGAATGGTAAGCAAAGAAAAAGTTGTTGGAATTGACCTTGGAACTACTAACTCAGTTATAGCTGTAGTCGAGGGCGGTCAGCCCATAGTTATACCTAATGCAGAAGGGAGTAGGTTAACCCCTTCAGTTGTTGCCTTTACAAAAGATGGGCAACGACTTGTGGGGCAGCTTGCTAAAAGGCAAGCTATAGTTAATCCTGAAAGGACAATAGTTTCCATAAAGCGTAAAATGGGGACAGACTATAAGGTGGTCATCGACGGAAAAGCCTATACTCCACAGGAGATCTCAGCTATGATACTTCAGAAGCTTAAGCAGGATGCGGAAGCTTACCTTGGTGTTCCCATTAGAAAGGCGGTCATAACTGTTCCTGCCTACTTCACTGATGCTCAGAGACAAGCTACAAAAGATGCAGGCGTTATAGCTGGTCTTGAGGTTTTAAGAATAATAAACGAGCCGACAGCCTCTGCTTTAGCCTATGGTCTTGACAAGCAAGGGGAACAGACGATACTCGTTTTCGACCTAGGTGGTGGTACCTTTGATGTATCCATACTTGAGGTTGGGGATGGGGTGTTCGAGGTTAAAGCTACATGTGGGGATAACCATCTTGGTGGAGATGACTGGGATCAAAAGATAATTGACTGGCTTGTTAGCGAATTTAGAAGGGAAACCGGTATAGACCTTAGAAATGATAGAATGGCTATGCAGAGGTTAAAGGAAGCTGCTGAAAAGGCTAAGATCGAGCTTTCCTCTATGGTGGAAACCATAATAAGCTTACCTTTTATTTCAGCTGACCATACTGGACCGAAGCACCTTGAAAGAACTTTAACAAGGGCAAAATTCGAGGAAATGACGCATGATCTCGTTGAGAGGCTTGTTGGCCCCACTTTGAGGGCCTTAGAGGACGCGAAGCTTTCTCCTTCTGATATAAGTAAGGTTCTTTTGGTTGGTGGTTCTACGAGGATGCCTATGGTTCAGAGAAAGGTTAAGGAGCTTTTGGGTAAGGATCCTTCTAAGGAGATTAACCCTGATGAGTGTGTTGCTATAGGTGCTGCGATACAGGCTGCCATACTTGCTGGGGAAGTTAGAGATGTCGTCTTGGTGGATGTAACTCCGTTGTCGCTCGGTATAGAGACCTTAGGTGGAGTTTTCACTAAGATAATAGAGAGGAATACTCCCATACCTGTTTCTAAAAGTCAGATCTTTACTACGGCTGTCGATAATCAGACTTCTGTTGAGATACATGTTCTTCAAGGAGAGCGTCCAATGGCTGCTGATAATGTCACCCTAGGTAGGTTTATTTTAAGTGGCATACCTCCTGCACCAAGAGGTGTTCCACAGATTGAAGTAACCTTTAACATCGACGTTAACGGTATACTTCAGGTTTCTGCAAAAGATCTTGCTACAGGGAAGCAACAGGCGATAACCATAAAGTCTACCAGGCTTTCTGAAGCTGAGATAGAGAGGATGAGGAAAGAGGCCGATCTTTACGCTGAGGAGGATAGAAAGAAGAAGGAGCTCGCCGAGGCCCGAAATCAGGCGGATAGTCTTATTTATTCCACGGAGAGGACCATGCGCGATTTCCAAGATAAAATCACAAGTGCTGAAAAAGAGGAACTTAATAAGGCAATAGAGGAGCTTCGTTCTAAGATGAGCGGTAACGATATAAATGCTATAAAGAAGGCTACAGAGGAGCTAACTAATAAGCTTCATAAGGTTACTTCAAGGCTTTACGCTAGTGGTGCCCAAGCTCATGGTTCTCAGGGATCTCCTGGAGCCGGAAGCTCAGGTAGCACTATGGATGCTAACTTCAGGGAGGCAAGTGGTGGTAGTAAGTAATGAGGGATTATTACGAGATATTGGGTGTTCCTCGAAATGCATCGCAAGAGGAGATAAAAAAGGCCTATAGGAGGTTAGTTAGGCAGTATCATCCGGATTTGAATAAAGATAATCCGGAGGCGGAGAAGAAATTTAAGGAGATAAATGAAGCTTATGAGGTTTTAAGTGATCCAGAGAAAAGGGCTAAATATGACCAGTATGGTAGGGTTGATGGAGACTTTAGGCCGCCTCCGGGTGGTGGCTTTGATTTCGATTTTGGTAGAGGTTTTGATTTTGGCTTTGATCCGTTTGAAGATATATTTGAAAGGTTCTTTGGAGGGAGTTTTAGGAGAAGGGCTGAAGATCTGGGTCCTAAAAGAGGAGCAGATCTTGAAATGCCTCTCGAAATTACCTTAGAGGAGGCCTTTAGGGGAGGGGAAAAGGAGATAAGTGTTCCAAGGTGGAAGGTGTGTTCTGCATGCGGAGGAACAGGAGCTGCACCGGGTACCTCCCCAAGAGGTTGCCCCTATTGTCGTGGTACAGGTAGAGTAGAGGAGCGACGCTCAAGTATATTTGGTGAGTTTATAAGTGTTAGAACATGCTCTAATTGTGGTGGTAAAGGTACTATTATAGATAAAGTTTGCTCTAGCTGTAATGGTAGCGGTAGGATAAGGGAATGGAGAAAAATAATAGTGAATATACCAAGAGGTGTAGAAACTGGAACCCGCTTGAGAATAGCTGGAGAAGGAGAACTGGGAGAAAGAGGAGGACCTCCAGGTGACCTCTTTTTGGTTATAGATGTTAAGCCTCATCCTCAGTTTGAGAGGAGAGGGCGTGATCTTTACTATAAGCTTAAGCTTTCTTTCCCTGAGCTTGCTCTCGGAGCAGTTGTAGAGATTCCTACCATAGATGGAGATAAGGTCGAGCTTAAGGTGCCACCAGGAACGCAGGTAGGAGAAACCTTTAAGATTCCAAAGAGGGGTATGCCTAATATTGATGGTAAAGGTAGAGGGAATATGTTTGTTGAAGTAGGTATGGAGGTACCTTCTAAGCTTACCGAAAGGCAGAAAGACTTGCTCCGTGAGTTTGCTAAAGAGAGCGGGATAAAAATAGAGGAAAACATGGGATTCTTTCAGAGGTTTAAGAAGGGGTTTGGTTAATGAGATGGTATTATCTTGATGTTTACGGTGAAAGCGAAAATGAGCTTTTCGAAAAAGTGGCATCGATGGGTTTAGAAGGGGTGGGCTTCCCATGTGAAGGGAAAGCCCACCTTAGAGTTTATTTTTACTCTTCTGGGGAAAGAGATAGGGTAGCAGAGCTACTAAAAAGCTCTTTTCAAGTTGAGTTTGGTGAGGAGGATGACAAAGATTGGGTTCGTCAGGTAGAAGAGGGTTATGAGCCAGTTAGAGCTGGAAGGTTTGTAGTGGTCCCCTCAAGTTTAACTCCTATAGTGATAAAGCCTGGCATGGCTTTTGGAACAGGGTATCACTCTTCTACAAGGATAGCGCTTAAGCTTATAGATAATGAAGTAGATAAGGTTGAGGGATTGTCTGTGGATATAGGTTGTGGAAGCGGTATACTTACTATAGCCCTTTATAAAAAGGGAATTAAGCCTATATTGGCCATAGATAATGATCTGCTGGCTTTGAGAGAAACAAGGGAAAACTTGAAAAGAAATGGGATAGAGGATGGTGTTCTTATCGTAGGTGGAGACATATTAAGCTTCGTTAGGGAGAATGTCAAGTTTAGCTTAGTTGTTGCGAATCTGGTTATGCCACTTTTTGAAGTTTGTCTAGGTGAAATAACTCAGTATATCGAAAAGGGAGGGCTTTTCATAGCTTCAGGGGTTTCTATCGCGGAGAAGGCCCCTTTCTTGAAGCTTCTTGAGCATTATTCTTTTAAGATAAAGGCCTTATTGGAGGAGGATGGGTGGATTGGAGCGGCGGCGGTTTTTTGCTGACTTAAAGGAGAATTTTGCTATAGTTAAGGGAGAAGAGGCATACCATCTTTCGGTTGTACTGAGGCTTAAAAGGGGGGATGAGGTTGAACTTTTAACCTCTCAGGGTATATGGATAGGGAAGGTAGAAGAGATTTCAAGAGATGAAGTTAAGGTTTCACTGATTAGCAGGAAGGAGATAGAGCCTCTACCTTTTGAGGCGATCCTCTTTCAAGGGGTAACAAAAGGAAAAAGGATAGATTGGCTTCTTCAGAAGGCTGCAGAGCTCGGTTGTAAGGCTTTTTATCCGATGATAACCAGGTATACAGTTGTTAATGATGTGGGAGACGAGAAGCTTAAAAGGTGGAGAAAGATATCCCAGGAAGTCTCTAAGCAGTGCGGAAGGCCCGATGTTATGGAGGTTAAGGAGCCTATAAGCTTTGATGACGCTATAAAGTTGTCTGGAGAAATAGGAGGATTAAAAATAGCTCCCTGTTTAAGGGGAGAGCCTGTCCCCTTAAGAGAGATTCTCTTGAAGGAAAGAAATAAAAGGATTTTATTTTTCATAGGACCAGAAGGTGGTTTTTCTCCTCAAGAGGTACTCTCCTTAATGTCCTCTGGATTTAAGACTGTTACCTTAGGTCCTTATATATTAAAGAGTGAAACTGCTTCTTTAATGGTGTTAAGTACCCTTTTAGCCTTATGGGGTTAATATGAAAGCGTATCTATTCTATTTGGGATGTAGGGTAAACCAAGCTGAGATAGAGGGAATAGCATCAAAATTAAAAGAAAAAGGTTATGAGGTGGTTTCCTCTCCAGAAGAGGCCGACCTCATAGTAGTTAATACTTGTGCTGTCACTAAGGAGGCTGAAAGAAAAAGTAGACAGTGTATAAGGAAATTAAGGAGGCTTAATCCTAAGGCTGAGATAGTTGTTACCGGTTGCTATGTTGAACTTGTTGGGGATAAAGTATTAGAGCTTGGAGCAGATCGAACCTTTAACAATGAGGAAAAATATAAGGTCATTGAAGGGAATGATAAAGGCAGATTTTTCTCCATATCTCAAGGCCTATTCTATCACTCAAGGCCGTTTGTAAAAGTTCAGGATGGTTGTGATGCTAACTGTAGCTATTGCCTAATAAGGGCTCTTAGAGGGAGAAGCGTTTCTCGTCCTATTGAGGAAGTGATTTACGAAGTTAAAGGGCTTATCTCCCTAGGCTATGATGAGGTGACCATAGTCGGAGTTCATCTTGGTAGTTACGGTAGGGATATAGGAAGCAGTTTGAGAGAGCTCCTTGAAAGACTTCTTTCTCTTAATGGTTTAAAGCTTCTTAGGCTTGGTTCCGTTGAGCCTTTCGATTTGGGAGATGATTTTTTAGAGCTTTATAAAAGGTTTGATAACCTTGCTCCTCATCTTCATCTTCCTCTTCAAAGCGGTAGTAATAGGGTACTTTCTCTCATGAGAAGACCTTATACTCTTGAAAGGTATCTTGAGCTTGTCTTTAAACTTAGAGAAATAAGGGATGACTTTAATGTTACCACAGATATAATGATAGGTTTTCCTACGGAGACTGATGAGGATTTTCTAATGACCTTAAAAGCTATTGAAGAGGCTAATTTTGGTAGAGTTCACATATTTACTTACTCTCCAAGGCCTGGAACGGATGCTTTTAATCTACCAAGTCTTCCAAGTAAGATTGTAGAGGAGAGATTAAATGCTGTTAAAGAAAAAGCTTTGGAAAGCGCTCTTAAGTTTAATCAGCGATTTCTTGGAAAGGTCTTGGAGGCCTTTGCCTTGGAAGATGGAAGCGCCCTTTTACCTCATTATGTTGAGCTTTCTATTGTGGGGGAACCTCCTAAAGGGCGCTGGATTAAAGCCTTCATTGAGAAGGCAACCTCCTTCGGCCTTTATGGTAGGGTTTTATGAGATTTTGTGCTAAAATAGCTTTAGTTAAGC encodes:
- a CDS encoding N-acetylneuraminate synthase family protein, which codes for MVRVGRKFIGMGAPCFVIAEAGINHNGDVELAKELIRQAAKSGADAVKFQIFHAENLVEEGTPEFEMFKKYELPDSLWKELAYLAEKEGIIFMATPFDLEAVRIMEDIGALAYKIASGDITNFELISHVARKWKPVFLSTGGATIEEVASAVDCVYGEENDRVILLHCVSCYPAPQEELNLRAINDLWRHFYLPVGFSDHSIGIEAALVAVSMGAVAIEKHFTLDKSLQGPDHIHSLTPDELADMVNKIRKIEKMFGSGRKEPLPCESEVRTKGRRGIKAAIDIPRGTIIERRMLSLVRPKRGIGVEDLKNVLGKKAKRNIMKGEDLRWEDLS
- a CDS encoding glycosyltransferase family protein, which codes for MGLVQARMGSRRFPGKVLAELDGKPLILFLLERLRFSRRVDSFIIATSNLPEDDVLVEVVRRGGYQVFRGDPIDVLDRFYKAAYLFEADYVVRITADNPLTDPEHMDEAVMSAVNKRADYVTFVGLPLGASTEVISFGALKRAYEEAKSPYQREHVTPYINENPDKFKVIYLKAFPDFKYDSFRLTVDYPEDLELIRAIFREMRDKVDWKIGDVIELLIARSEIAVLNKHVIQKSKFEVDERWNNKNG
- a CDS encoding DegT/DnrJ/EryC1/StrS aminotransferase family protein is translated as MGGSKLMSVPFFKPSIGNEEIESVAEVLRSGWLTKGRLTEKFEESCKSFLSASDCLAVSSGTAGLHLALLSLGLKPGDEVITTSLTHVATVQAILYVGAKPVFADIDPETMNLSPQEVLKRITRKTKAILPVHFAGHPCDMDEFKNIAKDYNIRIVEDAAHAFGASYNGRMIGSDSLSDITVFSFYPNKPITTGEGGLVCGSKEVIGRLRVISHHGIVYPINGRLWKYDALELGYKYNFTDIQAAIGLVQLSKAKDLLLKRKKWFELYNEAFKDEEALIKPVVKKYAFPSYYIYPLRLNLEALRCSRDEFALSLEKEGVGISVHYSPPVHLHSYYLRTLGVKESFLPITEEASKSEISLPLYPDMTEEEFDFVVDKVFKLLKVFKR
- a CDS encoding ATP-grasp domain-containing protein, whose product is MKVLITSASRKVVLVRSFKQYAIVYATDIDSLSPAIYVADFFYKAPLTLSPEFPKFVLDLVKREKIDLVVPTTDDDLLVIASIREALFEEGVFPLVSPLDVVLTCNDKLKTLFFFKKNGIPTPDTFTLDEFKRGYTLPFKAMFKKRFGRGSRGNFSLNKGEVIPESISEDYLIQRYIEGREYTIDAFVDLEGKVISVVPRERILVSDGVSIRGRTVRSSELISWGRKICEILRPLGPVNIQCIWGEEGLFFIEINPRFSGGIALTLASGANFVKWSLDLACGKKLSPFYDFEELYMSCYNDPIFFKTPLGGV
- a CDS encoding flippase-like domain-containing protein, producing the protein MKGTSLKKGLFIFLLITFTTAFFVIFFTISKETISALFKLNKLSLLLAFSCIFASWTFEFLRFRELIRAAGWDISFLDGLVLVWINYFGCAVTPLQSGGGPFQIYVLYRKNVPIGIGFAVTLIRTLITLIILSFAGPIIIFAHPEMTENALLKGMMIYVSVFLVGVSILIFISLKRVELIRKIAMWVVLFLHRLGLFRKVGPRYVIRRINKEIELYNDNFRVLIGKGKRHLALAIAYSFLQLLAHFLALPSVMWGMGLSFELDKVLMIQAVFLFILYFVPTPGGSGVAEGGAAILFRYVMPAHMAGVMAVLWRFFTDYIPIILGGIVTLKIFGLRTLEEVMKPGEEGLQ
- a CDS encoding glycoside hydrolase family 88 protein, encoding MILEKIEGVLKSENLKKGFPSYTIKGRWWFKPFDHPDFWDLGFFVGLLIKIEDFRDIGLSLLKRLEEREYPLNHNLGFLVYSSFAPAYIVTGSKRIRDRIEVEAKRLASLFDKSLGFIPMDYPRSSSIAIDTLASIEMLWWASKEFRNEELFEIARKHALSSLRFLLRDDGSTIHIYSMSEGPIKGQGLSSLSCWSRGAAWGALGFLRAYEETGEAVFNEACKRILRFARRNVDEDGVPPWDFCDRYGPKDTSAGAIFLKVLSSFDREFSTWRSCLLKTLSLKYVARERDWEGLLKGGCYHYHWKKGINESLIWGDFFALDIFRSMV